The Vibrio astriarenae genome contains a region encoding:
- a CDS encoding FAD-dependent 2-octaprenylphenol hydroxylase, whose translation MMQSVDIAIVGGGMVGLTLAAALKNTDLRIAVIEGQEPSESFAELPDLRVSALSRSSENILQRVGAWSAMTQRRLAPYSAMEVWERDSFARIEFNAKHLAQPDLGHIVENRVVQLSLLEQVKQQANVSLFMPNRCQSLVMSEREAWLTLDNGQALTAKLVVGADGANSWVRKQLDIPLTSWDYGHSAIVANIRTTEPHSKVARQIFTPQGPLAFLPLEDEHLCSIVWSIDPSRAEQLVTMSDEEFNKALTVQFDNKLGLCKVEGERAAFPLKMRYARDFTCERVALVGDAAHTIHPLAGQGVNLGLLDAASLAQEITQIWQQGKDIGSKQQLRSYERWRKAEAAKMIAAMQGFKDLFSGDNPAKKLVRGLGMQFIGHLPGAKDEIMKRALGLKGELPNLARPDCKSL comes from the coding sequence ATGATGCAAAGTGTTGATATCGCCATCGTTGGCGGTGGTATGGTTGGACTGACGCTTGCAGCCGCTCTGAAGAATACAGATTTAAGAATAGCAGTGATTGAAGGCCAAGAGCCGAGTGAATCATTTGCTGAGCTGCCAGACCTTCGCGTTTCCGCCTTAAGTCGTTCTAGTGAGAATATTTTACAACGAGTTGGCGCATGGTCTGCGATGACTCAACGACGTTTGGCCCCATATTCAGCCATGGAGGTATGGGAGCGTGATAGCTTTGCTCGAATTGAGTTTAATGCAAAGCATCTTGCGCAGCCAGACCTTGGTCATATTGTAGAGAATCGTGTGGTTCAGCTGTCACTCTTAGAACAAGTAAAGCAGCAGGCTAATGTGAGTCTATTTATGCCCAACCGATGCCAGAGCTTGGTGATGAGTGAACGCGAAGCATGGTTGACGTTAGACAATGGGCAGGCATTGACGGCAAAGCTTGTTGTCGGTGCTGACGGTGCGAACTCCTGGGTGCGCAAACAACTCGATATTCCTTTGACAAGCTGGGACTATGGACATAGTGCAATTGTCGCAAACATTCGTACTACTGAGCCTCACAGCAAAGTGGCTCGTCAAATCTTTACCCCGCAAGGACCGCTGGCTTTTCTGCCTTTAGAGGATGAGCATCTTTGCTCGATTGTGTGGTCAATTGACCCAAGTCGTGCTGAACAACTGGTGACGATGAGTGATGAAGAGTTCAATAAAGCGCTAACGGTTCAATTCGATAATAAGTTGGGGTTGTGCAAGGTGGAAGGAGAGCGTGCTGCTTTTCCGTTAAAAATGCGTTACGCACGAGACTTTACTTGTGAGCGTGTTGCCCTAGTTGGAGATGCTGCTCATACCATTCATCCACTGGCTGGTCAGGGGGTAAATCTTGGTTTGCTTGATGCTGCAAGTCTCGCGCAGGAAATTACGCAGATTTGGCAACAAGGCAAAGATATCGGTAGCAAGCAGCAGCTACGCAGCTATGAGCGCTGGAGAAAAGCAGAAGCGGCGAAAATGATCGCGGCAATGCAGGGCTTTAAAGACCTATTCAGTGGTGATAACCCAGCGAAGAAGTTGGTTCGTGGACTGGGAATGCAATTTATTGGTCATCTACCTGGTGCAAAAGATGAAATTATGAAGCGTGCATTAGGGTTAAAAGGTGAGTTGCCTAATTTAGCTCGACCTGACTGTAAATCTTTGTAG
- the ygfZ gene encoding tRNA-modifying protein YgfZ, with protein MDWNTRFKPLTLTANDALPELAISHLTQWGMITMLGDDKKSYLQGQVTCDVVTLASDQSTLGAHCDAKGKTWSAFRLFHHGAGYAMFQPKSAIAKELVELKKYAVFSKVVIEESHDVLLGVIGQAAQSFIDSISDSTGDVRQIKGGTAVKVSELRWLIAINTEQASELVDNTEATLCDNSLWSLLDVKEAYPVIEDFAQNEHIPQAVNLQAINGISFSKGCYTGQETVARAKYRGMNKRQMVIVESTSSEAINAGEAINIERSVGENWRTVGQLLTHYQYSDGRVVGLLIAPNNLDADTQLRLAGTESSLWEVAPLPYSLADDE; from the coding sequence ATGGACTGGAATACTCGCTTCAAACCTCTCACACTCACAGCGAATGATGCACTGCCTGAACTGGCGATCAGCCACCTAACCCAGTGGGGCATGATCACAATGCTTGGAGACGATAAAAAGTCATACCTTCAAGGCCAAGTCACCTGTGATGTCGTGACCCTCGCGAGCGATCAATCTACCCTTGGCGCTCACTGTGACGCAAAAGGAAAAACCTGGTCTGCCTTCCGCTTATTTCACCACGGAGCAGGCTATGCCATGTTCCAGCCCAAATCTGCGATTGCAAAAGAGCTCGTTGAACTGAAAAAGTATGCCGTATTCTCGAAAGTCGTCATTGAAGAGTCACACGATGTTCTGCTTGGCGTTATCGGACAAGCCGCTCAATCCTTTATCGATAGCATCAGCGATAGCACAGGTGATGTGCGTCAAATCAAAGGTGGGACGGCGGTAAAAGTCAGCGAACTACGCTGGTTGATCGCTATCAATACAGAGCAAGCTTCAGAGCTTGTCGACAACACAGAAGCGACGCTTTGTGATAATAGCCTTTGGTCACTACTGGATGTCAAAGAAGCCTATCCCGTCATCGAGGACTTTGCCCAAAATGAGCACATCCCGCAAGCGGTGAACTTACAAGCAATTAACGGGATTAGCTTCTCGAAGGGTTGCTACACAGGCCAAGAAACCGTTGCACGTGCCAAGTACCGTGGTATGAACAAGCGTCAAATGGTCATTGTTGAGAGCACATCGAGTGAAGCTATCAATGCTGGTGAAGCCATTAACATTGAGCGCTCTGTTGGTGAAAACTGGCGTACCGTTGGCCAATTACTCACCCACTATCAATACTCAGATGGTCGTGTCGTAGGTTTGTTGATCGCACCGAACAATCTGGATGCGGATACTCAACTGCGCCTAGCGGGTACAGAAAGTAGCTTGTGGGAAGTGGCACCTCTTCCATACTCACTGGCCGATGATGAGTAA
- a CDS encoding 5-formyltetrahydrofolate cyclo-ligase, which yields MTSSRQQIRQHIRQARNALSSDQQYQASIELISQVNSLPDMASAQAIALYIATDGELDTQPLIEALWHSGKKIYLPVIHPFAKGHLLFLEYAPSSELCYNRYGIIEPRLKKEAIIPVSELDIIFTPLVAFDKYGQRLGMGGGYYDRTLAPFQGHNHGPKAVGLAHDCQQVSSLPTESWDIPLQKIVTPSRLWQWES from the coding sequence ATGACCTCAAGTCGTCAACAAATCCGTCAGCATATTCGTCAGGCCAGAAATGCTTTGTCGAGTGACCAGCAATACCAAGCCAGTATTGAGCTTATCTCACAAGTTAACTCTCTGCCCGATATGGCGTCTGCCCAGGCTATTGCCCTCTATATTGCCACAGATGGTGAGCTCGATACCCAACCTTTGATTGAAGCTCTCTGGCATTCAGGGAAAAAAATCTACCTGCCTGTCATCCACCCTTTTGCCAAAGGACACCTACTTTTTCTCGAGTATGCGCCAAGCTCAGAGCTTTGCTACAACCGCTATGGCATCATTGAACCACGGTTAAAAAAAGAGGCGATCATTCCTGTCTCTGAACTCGACATCATCTTTACTCCCCTTGTTGCCTTTGATAAATACGGGCAACGCTTGGGCATGGGGGGCGGTTATTACGATCGCACCCTGGCACCTTTTCAAGGCCACAATCATGGTCCTAAGGCCGTTGGTCTTGCACACGATTGCCAGCAAGTCTCGTCGCTACCAACAGAAAGCTGGGATATTCCGTTGCAAAAAATCGTTACGCCAAGTCGCCTATGGCAATGGGAATCTTGA
- a CDS encoding DUF1107 domain-containing protein has product MRLFKRYIPGLIAKHVTRLFKGRIYINGIGKFEFDNGKLVIPEHAEQRHYKAVKEINSEVMKLKLAY; this is encoded by the coding sequence ATGAGACTGTTCAAACGCTATATTCCAGGCTTAATAGCGAAACATGTAACTCGATTATTCAAGGGAAGAATTTATATCAACGGCATTGGAAAATTTGAATTTGACAACGGTAAACTGGTCATTCCAGAGCATGCTGAACAAAGACACTACAAGGCGGTTAAAGAGATAAACAGTGAAGTAATGAAACTCAAACTGGCTTACTAA
- a CDS encoding aminoacyl-tRNA deacylase, translating into MMSKINTPIIDLLIKKNIPFKLLEQQVETISIEDTAHARGISPNQMVKSILLRDMGNRYALACVPGDLSVDPKKVRAILNWRRMTCVGLDQLQTTTGYQVGCVAPLLLKQPMPIVFDNQLTQLQHVTISSGQRLAGIALSSQDLVELCQPRLGDICR; encoded by the coding sequence ATGATGAGTAAAATCAACACGCCCATTATCGACCTATTGATCAAGAAGAACATCCCTTTCAAGCTTCTTGAGCAACAAGTCGAAACCATCTCTATCGAAGATACCGCGCATGCGCGTGGTATTTCTCCTAACCAAATGGTCAAATCGATTTTGTTGCGGGATATGGGCAATCGTTACGCTCTGGCTTGCGTGCCTGGTGATCTGAGTGTCGACCCGAAAAAGGTACGAGCCATCCTCAACTGGCGACGCATGACCTGCGTAGGATTAGATCAGCTACAAACGACCACAGGTTATCAAGTCGGCTGTGTTGCCCCGCTGCTGCTCAAGCAGCCTATGCCCATTGTATTCGATAACCAATTAACTCAACTTCAACACGTCACCATCAGTAGCGGTCAACGTTTAGCTGGGATTGCATTGTCTTCTCAAGATTTAGTCGAGCTCTGCCAACCTCGCCTCGGCGATATCTGTCGCTAA
- the rpiA gene encoding ribose-5-phosphate isomerase RpiA yields MTQDEMKKAAGWAALNYVEKGGIVGVGTGSTVNHFIDALGTIKDEIKGAVSSSVASTEKLEALGIPVFDCNDVEKLNVYVDGADEINASRDMIKGGGAALTREKIVAAISDKFVCIVDDTKAVDVLGQFPLPVEVIPMAREQVARELKKLGGNPVYREGVVTDNGCDILDVHGLAITDPKALEITINAIVGVVTVGLFAARGADVVITGTPEGAKIEE; encoded by the coding sequence ATGACTCAAGATGAAATGAAAAAAGCCGCTGGCTGGGCTGCATTGAACTACGTAGAGAAAGGCGGAATTGTTGGTGTCGGTACAGGCTCTACCGTGAACCACTTCATCGATGCTCTAGGCACAATCAAGGATGAGATTAAAGGTGCTGTATCAAGCTCTGTGGCTTCAACAGAGAAGTTAGAAGCGCTAGGTATTCCTGTATTCGACTGTAATGACGTAGAAAAACTGAATGTCTATGTAGATGGTGCAGATGAGATTAATGCTTCACGTGACATGATCAAAGGTGGTGGCGCGGCACTGACTCGCGAGAAAATCGTTGCTGCAATCTCAGATAAGTTTGTTTGTATCGTAGATGATACTAAAGCTGTCGACGTACTCGGTCAGTTCCCACTGCCAGTCGAAGTCATTCCGATGGCTCGTGAACAAGTGGCCCGTGAGCTGAAAAAACTCGGCGGCAACCCTGTTTACCGTGAAGGTGTGGTGACAGACAACGGCTGTGACATCCTAGACGTACACGGTCTTGCGATCACTGATCCTAAAGCACTGGAAATCACCATCAATGCCATCGTTGGTGTCGTGACAGTAGGCCTATTCGCTGCTCGTGGCGCTGACGTGGTTATCACTGGCACACCAGAAGGCGCAAAAATCGAAGAATAA
- a CDS encoding cell division protein ZapA produces MSSQAVEVEILGKRTQVSCPAGEEESLAKAARDLDERLKEMSSKTKITNEVQLLTFTALNICYELHSKDGEAKQSLDSVTKKLEQLSVSLDSALSNVKQGTQHSE; encoded by the coding sequence ATGAGTAGCCAAGCGGTAGAAGTAGAGATTTTAGGTAAACGAACCCAAGTGAGTTGCCCAGCAGGAGAAGAAGAGTCTCTCGCTAAAGCAGCACGCGACTTGGATGAACGTCTTAAAGAGATGAGCTCAAAGACTAAAATTACCAATGAAGTGCAACTTCTTACCTTTACAGCTCTCAACATCTGCTACGAACTGCATAGCAAGGATGGTGAAGCCAAACAAAGTCTCGATTCGGTGACAAAAAAGCTTGAACAGCTGTCCGTATCGTTAGATAGTGCGCTTAGTAATGTGAAGCAAGGAACGCAGCACAGCGAATAA
- the rpoE gene encoding RNA polymerase sigma factor RpoE, with protein MNEQTDQVLIERVQNGDKQAFNLLVVRYQNKVCNLISRYVNNPGDVADVAQEAFIKAYRAIPSFRGESAFYTWLYRIAVNTAKNHIVAQSRRPPATDVDAEEAEFYETSNALKEISNPENLTLSNELKRTVFAAIEALPEDLKTAMTLRELEGLSYEEIAEVMDCPVGTVRSRIFRAREAVEKRIAPLLNKH; from the coding sequence ATGAACGAGCAGACTGATCAAGTTCTTATTGAGCGCGTTCAGAACGGAGATAAGCAGGCATTCAATCTATTGGTAGTTCGTTACCAAAACAAGGTTTGTAATCTTATCTCTCGGTATGTCAACAATCCGGGTGATGTGGCTGATGTAGCCCAAGAAGCATTTATTAAAGCCTATCGTGCGATTCCCTCATTTCGAGGTGAAAGTGCGTTTTACACCTGGCTCTACCGGATTGCAGTGAATACCGCAAAGAACCACATCGTAGCCCAGAGTCGCAGACCACCCGCTACCGATGTTGATGCTGAAGAAGCTGAATTTTATGAAACGAGTAACGCTTTAAAAGAAATATCGAACCCAGAGAACCTGACGTTGTCCAATGAATTGAAACGTACAGTCTTCGCTGCGATAGAAGCGCTACCTGAAGATTTAAAAACCGCAATGACCCTTCGCGAGCTAGAAGGCTTGAGTTACGAAGAAATTGCAGAAGTGATGGATTGCCCAGTCGGAACCGTGCGTTCGCGCATCTTCCGGGCTAGAGAAGCGGTGGAGAAAAGAATTGCTCCACTACTTAACAAGCACTAA
- a CDS encoding FAD assembly factor SdhE, whose protein sequence is MYTQEDKARIKWACRRGMLELDVVIMPFFEECFNTLSESEQQDFVSLLECDDPDLFTWVMGHGRSENLSHASMVDKIVAHNLSKVR, encoded by the coding sequence ATGTATACTCAGGAAGATAAAGCACGTATCAAGTGGGCTTGTCGACGTGGCATGCTTGAACTTGATGTGGTTATTATGCCGTTCTTTGAAGAGTGCTTTAACACGTTAAGCGAATCAGAGCAGCAAGATTTTGTTTCGTTGCTAGAGTGCGATGACCCCGATCTGTTTACTTGGGTAATGGGACACGGTCGCAGTGAAAATCTTAGCCATGCGTCTATGGTAGATAAGATCGTTGCACACAACCTCTCAAAAGTACGTTAA
- the nadB gene encoding L-aspartate oxidase, which translates to MSENREHLCDVLVVGSGAAGLSLALRVAKHAKVIVLSKGPRSEGATFYAQGGIAAVFDESDSVESHVEDTLIAGAGLCEQESVEFIAKNGKKCVQWLIDGGVPFDREDDDSDDKPRYHLTREGGHSHRRILHAADATGMAMQTSLQDNAHNHPNIEIFERYNALDLVTNTNDAGDKKVVGAYIWNRNLERVETVRAKFVILATGGASKVYQYTSNPDVSSGDGIAMAWRAGCRVANMEFNQFHPTCLFHPEARNFLLTEALRGEGAYLRRPDGSRFMPDFDSREELAPRDIVARAIDFEMKRLGADCMYLDISHKPVEFIEKHFPTIHSRLLDLGIDMTKEPIPIVPAAHYTCGGVMVDQNGSTDIANLYAIGEVSYTGLHGANRMASNSLLECVVYAWSAAKDVLRNLDNADYVDEIPAWDESQVTNSDEEVIIQHNWHELRLFMWDYMGIVRTDKRLERAMRRIQLLQQETHDYYSNFRVSNNLLELRNLLQVAELMVRCAMQRKESRGLHYTLDYPGQIENSGPTILDPNRSE; encoded by the coding sequence ATGAGTGAAAACCGAGAGCATCTTTGTGATGTATTAGTTGTAGGTAGTGGTGCCGCTGGTCTGTCTCTTGCGCTCCGCGTCGCCAAGCATGCGAAAGTCATTGTCCTTAGTAAAGGGCCTCGCAGTGAAGGGGCAACGTTCTATGCCCAAGGTGGTATTGCCGCAGTGTTTGATGAATCCGATAGTGTCGAATCACACGTAGAGGACACGCTAATCGCGGGCGCTGGGCTATGTGAGCAAGAGAGCGTGGAATTTATTGCTAAGAATGGCAAAAAGTGTGTTCAGTGGCTGATTGATGGCGGCGTGCCATTCGATCGTGAAGATGACGATTCAGATGATAAACCACGTTATCACCTAACTCGAGAGGGCGGCCACAGCCACAGACGCATTCTGCATGCTGCTGACGCAACGGGCATGGCAATGCAAACCTCACTGCAAGACAACGCTCATAACCACCCTAACATTGAGATTTTCGAACGCTATAACGCGCTTGATCTGGTCACAAACACCAATGATGCGGGTGATAAGAAAGTGGTCGGGGCCTACATTTGGAACCGTAATTTAGAACGCGTTGAAACCGTTCGCGCCAAATTTGTCATTCTCGCGACGGGTGGCGCATCAAAAGTCTATCAATACACTTCCAACCCTGACGTCTCATCGGGTGATGGTATTGCAATGGCGTGGCGTGCTGGCTGTCGTGTTGCCAACATGGAATTTAACCAGTTTCACCCAACTTGCCTTTTCCACCCGGAAGCTCGTAACTTCCTGTTGACTGAAGCTCTGCGAGGCGAAGGTGCTTATCTTCGTCGCCCAGATGGTTCGCGCTTTATGCCTGATTTCGATTCACGCGAGGAACTTGCTCCGCGTGATATCGTTGCTCGAGCAATCGATTTTGAGATGAAGCGCTTGGGTGCAGATTGCATGTATCTTGATATTAGTCACAAGCCGGTAGAGTTCATCGAAAAACACTTCCCCACAATACACTCTCGCCTGCTTGATCTTGGTATCGATATGACCAAAGAGCCTATCCCTATCGTACCCGCTGCACACTACACCTGTGGTGGCGTCATGGTCGACCAGAATGGCTCTACAGATATAGCCAACCTCTATGCGATTGGTGAAGTCAGTTACACCGGACTGCACGGTGCAAATCGCATGGCGTCAAACTCCCTGCTTGAATGTGTGGTGTACGCCTGGTCTGCGGCAAAAGATGTATTAAGAAACCTGGATAACGCAGATTATGTCGATGAGATCCCTGCATGGGATGAAAGCCAAGTCACCAACTCTGATGAAGAGGTTATCATCCAGCACAACTGGCACGAACTGCGACTATTTATGTGGGATTACATGGGCATAGTTCGTACCGATAAGCGACTGGAGCGCGCGATGCGCCGCATTCAACTGCTGCAGCAAGAGACACACGATTACTACAGCAACTTCCGAGTATCGAATAACCTACTCGAGCTGCGTAATTTGCTACAAGTAGCGGAGCTAATGGTGCGCTGTGCGATGCAGCGCAAAGAGAGTCGTGGCTTACACTACACACTTGACTACCCAGGTCAGATCGAAAATAGCGGTCCAACCATACTCGACCCCAATCGTTCAGAGTAA
- the serA gene encoding phosphoglycerate dehydrogenase has product MAKVSLEKEKIKILLLEGLHPSSVEVLQAAGYTNIEYHKGSLPEEELLEKVKDAHFIGIRSRTNLSEQVINAAEKLVAIGCFCIGTNQVDLSAAASRGIPVFNAPFSNTRSVAELVLGQILLLLRGIPEKNALAHRGIWKKSADHSFEARGKRLGIIGYGHIGTQLGIIAENLGMRVYYYDIENKLSLGNATQVHTMTELLNKCDVISLHVPETPETKDMMGSEQFELMKPGAIFINAARGTVVDIPALCASLESGHLAGAAVDVFPTEPKTNADLFESPLQQFDNVILTPHVGGSTQEAQENIGVEVAGKLAKYSDNGSTLSSVNFPEVSLPEHRECSRLLHIHKNRPGILTQINTIFAEEGINIAAQYLQTAADIGYVVIDVETSRSEEALAKLKGIEGTVRARILH; this is encoded by the coding sequence ATGGCCAAAGTTTCACTGGAAAAAGAAAAAATCAAGATTCTACTTCTTGAAGGACTGCATCCCTCTTCAGTAGAAGTGCTTCAAGCCGCGGGCTACACCAATATTGAGTACCATAAGGGCTCACTGCCTGAGGAAGAGCTACTTGAGAAAGTCAAAGACGCCCACTTCATCGGTATTCGTTCACGCACGAACTTGTCTGAGCAAGTGATCAATGCTGCCGAAAAACTAGTCGCAATTGGCTGTTTCTGTATTGGTACTAACCAGGTCGACCTCTCTGCGGCCGCAAGTCGCGGTATTCCAGTGTTCAATGCCCCTTTCTCGAATACTCGTAGCGTCGCTGAGCTGGTACTAGGGCAGATCTTGTTACTGCTACGTGGCATTCCTGAAAAGAACGCTCTGGCGCACCGCGGCATTTGGAAAAAGAGTGCAGATCACTCATTCGAAGCTCGTGGTAAACGCCTTGGCATCATCGGCTATGGTCATATCGGTACTCAGCTTGGCATCATTGCTGAAAACTTGGGGATGCGCGTTTACTACTACGACATAGAGAACAAGCTATCACTGGGTAATGCAACGCAAGTCCACACCATGACTGAGCTACTCAACAAGTGTGATGTCATCTCTTTACACGTACCAGAAACGCCAGAAACCAAAGACATGATGGGTAGTGAGCAGTTTGAGCTTATGAAGCCTGGCGCTATCTTTATCAACGCAGCTCGCGGTACTGTCGTAGACATCCCTGCACTATGTGCTTCTTTGGAATCTGGTCACCTAGCGGGCGCAGCAGTGGACGTATTCCCAACGGAGCCGAAAACCAATGCCGACCTATTTGAATCGCCATTACAGCAGTTTGACAATGTCATTCTGACACCGCACGTTGGTGGTTCAACACAAGAAGCGCAAGAAAACATTGGTGTTGAAGTTGCGGGTAAACTGGCCAAATACTCTGATAATGGTTCAACGCTTTCAAGCGTTAACTTCCCAGAGGTTTCTCTACCTGAGCACCGTGAGTGCTCTCGCCTCCTGCACATCCACAAAAACCGTCCAGGTATTCTTACCCAGATCAATACCATCTTTGCTGAAGAAGGGATTAACATTGCTGCGCAGTACCTTCAAACGGCTGCAGATATTGGTTATGTCGTGATTGATGTAGAGACAAGCCGCTCAGAGGAAGCTCTAGCGAAACTCAAAGGCATTGAAGGCACGGTTCGCGCTCGAATCCTTCACTAA
- a CDS encoding YecA/YgfB family protein: protein MTTSSLPSYFDAAQSLQQSALAVSPAEMHGLLVGMISGGINVDDQTWQGVLYDYTNEGMGWPQTAIAIAQNCFDLSKQELMGSGMEMTLFLPEDEQATLMEMADSLAEWVNHFISGLGLVSANIKKLPNDAKEALGDLEEIAKLGIDEEDDMEEQALLLEQVIEHVKACVLTIHAELGQKPKDEEPKSTIH from the coding sequence ATGACGACAAGTTCACTCCCTTCTTACTTCGATGCCGCACAATCTTTACAACAATCGGCTCTTGCCGTTTCTCCAGCTGAGATGCACGGTTTATTGGTTGGTATGATCAGTGGCGGTATCAATGTCGATGATCAGACTTGGCAAGGTGTTCTTTATGATTACACCAATGAGGGAATGGGGTGGCCGCAAACAGCAATCGCGATTGCACAAAACTGTTTTGATTTGAGTAAGCAAGAGTTGATGGGTAGTGGGATGGAGATGACTCTGTTCTTACCTGAAGATGAACAAGCTACTTTGATGGAAATGGCGGACTCTTTGGCGGAGTGGGTGAACCACTTTATCTCAGGTCTTGGTTTAGTGAGTGCTAACATCAAAAAGTTACCTAACGACGCGAAAGAAGCACTGGGGGATCTCGAAGAGATTGCCAAGCTAGGGATCGATGAAGAAGATGACATGGAAGAGCAGGCGCTGTTGCTCGAACAGGTGATTGAACACGTAAAAGCGTGTGTTCTGACCATTCATGCAGAGCTAGGGCAGAAGCCAAAAGACGAAGAGCCTAAATCAACGATTCACTAA
- the ubiH gene encoding 2-octaprenyl-6-methoxyphenyl hydroxylase, with protein sequence MKHYDVIISGGAMAGATLALALDKQAQGALSIAIVEAYQTDHEQHPGFDARAIALSHGTVDILKRFDLWKDVSSVATAIEQIHVSDRGHAGMTEIAHSDIPVPALGYVVELADVGRLYHQRIQSSQNIELLCPDSIAQLNRFSDRVELKLTSQKEISGQLLVAADGAFSPICDAVKLQQNQVDFEQVAVIANVVCQQAHQGRAFERFTESGPVALLPMSENRMSLVWCLPPAEADKVLQMDDKAFLSRLQEAFGWRLGAISATGERSSYPLILRYRPQIISHRLAVVGNAAQALHPIAGQGFNLGIRDVASLVDEIGLQLADPGDYSVLSRYQARRTDDRETTIGLTSGLVRLFSNDWWPTRLGRNVGLFCADALPPLKQPLLNRTLGLVER encoded by the coding sequence GTGAAGCACTATGATGTGATCATCTCTGGTGGCGCAATGGCCGGGGCAACCTTGGCATTGGCATTGGACAAACAAGCCCAAGGTGCCTTGTCGATTGCGATAGTGGAGGCCTATCAAACGGATCATGAGCAGCATCCAGGTTTTGACGCGCGGGCAATTGCTTTGTCGCATGGCACCGTCGATATTCTCAAGCGGTTCGACTTATGGAAAGATGTGTCTTCGGTTGCTACCGCGATTGAGCAGATTCATGTGTCTGACCGTGGTCATGCTGGAATGACGGAAATTGCTCACAGTGATATTCCGGTGCCTGCATTGGGGTATGTGGTTGAACTTGCTGATGTTGGCCGCTTATATCATCAGCGTATTCAATCATCTCAAAACATCGAACTCCTCTGTCCTGACTCGATTGCCCAGTTGAATCGCTTTAGTGATCGGGTCGAACTGAAATTAACCTCGCAAAAAGAGATCAGTGGTCAGTTACTGGTTGCCGCTGATGGGGCTTTTTCTCCGATTTGCGATGCAGTTAAACTGCAGCAGAATCAGGTAGATTTTGAACAGGTCGCCGTGATTGCTAACGTGGTTTGCCAGCAAGCACATCAAGGGCGAGCTTTCGAGCGTTTTACTGAATCAGGCCCCGTCGCTCTACTTCCTATGAGCGAGAATCGCATGTCTTTGGTATGGTGCCTGCCACCTGCAGAGGCCGACAAGGTTTTACAGATGGATGACAAAGCATTCCTTAGTCGGCTACAAGAGGCTTTTGGTTGGCGTTTAGGTGCTATCAGCGCAACGGGCGAGCGGTCGAGTTATCCACTGATTTTGCGCTATCGCCCTCAAATTATCTCTCATCGTCTTGCTGTTGTTGGTAACGCTGCTCAAGCGCTTCACCCTATCGCTGGTCAGGGTTTTAATCTGGGTATCCGGGATGTCGCGAGTTTAGTTGATGAGATTGGGTTACAGCTTGCTGACCCAGGTGATTATTCGGTACTTTCTCGTTATCAAGCAAGACGCACCGACGATCGTGAAACGACCATTGGACTCACCTCGGGGTTAGTCAGACTCTTTTCAAATGATTGGTGGCCAACTCGCCTAGGGCGTAACGTTGGGCTTTTTTGCGCCGATGCATTACCACCATTAAAACAGCCACTACTGAACCGAACGCTTGGTTTAGTTGAGCGCTAA